In Desulfovibrio sp. X2, a genomic segment contains:
- a CDS encoding pyridoxal phosphate-dependent aminotransferase → MPRTGVIHVMHRARALGFTPDHPEWANLGQGAPSTAELPGAAPRIERIACDTWDLEYAPVVGRRDLRQKVAEFYNHFHRQGKASQYTWRNVCIAPGGRAALTRVAAALGNVNLGHFIPDYTAYEELLSVFRSFTSIPILLDPKSGYRMAPSDLEREIVCRGLGALLASNPCNPTGRLVAGEELAQWVALSRRHDCALIMDEFYAHYVYGGREGRVSAAEFVEDVDRDPVLVVDGVTKNWRYPGWRLGWILGPAEVVEAVASAGSFLDGGANHPLQRAAADLLSPEVAEREMAAIRAEFGRKREYLLRALQGLGFVVEAAPEGAFYVWASLEALPAKFRDAMVFFERALEEKVIVVPGQFFDVNPGKRRPHSCYRDHLRLSFGPDMEVLERGVAGLSRMLGR, encoded by the coding sequence GTGCCGCGCACGGGCGTCATCCACGTCATGCACCGCGCCCGGGCGCTCGGCTTCACCCCGGACCATCCCGAGTGGGCCAACCTCGGCCAGGGCGCGCCGTCCACGGCAGAGCTGCCCGGCGCCGCGCCGCGCATCGAGCGCATCGCGTGCGACACCTGGGATCTGGAGTACGCGCCCGTGGTGGGCAGGCGCGACCTGCGCCAGAAGGTGGCCGAGTTCTACAACCATTTCCACCGCCAGGGGAAAGCCTCCCAGTACACCTGGCGCAACGTCTGCATCGCGCCGGGCGGGCGCGCCGCCCTGACGCGCGTGGCCGCGGCGCTCGGCAACGTCAACCTCGGCCACTTCATCCCGGACTACACGGCCTACGAGGAGCTCCTGTCCGTGTTCCGCTCCTTCACCTCCATCCCCATCCTCCTGGACCCGAAAAGCGGCTACCGCATGGCGCCGTCCGACCTGGAGCGGGAGATCGTCTGCCGGGGGCTCGGGGCGCTCCTGGCCTCCAACCCGTGCAACCCCACGGGGCGGCTGGTGGCCGGGGAGGAGCTGGCGCAGTGGGTGGCGCTCTCGCGCCGCCACGACTGCGCCCTGATCATGGACGAGTTCTATGCCCACTACGTCTACGGCGGGCGCGAGGGCAGGGTCTCGGCCGCGGAGTTCGTGGAGGACGTGGACCGCGACCCGGTGCTCGTGGTGGACGGCGTGACCAAGAACTGGCGCTATCCCGGCTGGCGGCTCGGCTGGATCCTGGGACCGGCCGAGGTGGTCGAGGCCGTGGCCAGCGCCGGGTCGTTCCTGGACGGCGGCGCGAACCATCCCCTGCAGCGCGCGGCGGCCGACCTGCTCTCCCCGGAGGTGGCCGAGCGCGAGATGGCGGCCATCCGCGCGGAGTTCGGCCGCAAGCGGGAGTACCTGCTGCGCGCGCTTCAGGGGCTCGGCTTCGTGGTCGAGGCCGCGCCCGAGGGCGCCTTCTACGTCTGGGCGAGCCTCGAGGCGCTGCCCGCGAAGTTCCGCGACGCCATGGTCTTCTTCGAGCGGGCCCTGGAGGAGAAGGTCATCGTGGTGCCCGGGCAGTTCTTCGACGTGAACCCCGGCAAGCGGCGGCCCCACTCCTGCTACCGCGACCACCTCCGCCTGAGCTTCGGGCCGGACATGGAGGTCCTCGAACGCGGCGTGGCCGGGCTCTCGCGGATGCTCGGGCGGTGA
- a CDS encoding MATE family efflux transporter, with translation MFSRYGAVGGYRDVLRISLPLVLSLGSVTVMFFTDRVFLARYSLDAIAACMPAGVAAFLFTCFFMGTVSYVNVFVAQYTGAGRHEEVGPALWQGIWFALGSWVALAAISTAGSWLFAAAGHPPEVVELEAAYFRIVTLGAGVNVLEACISSFYTGRGLTRTVMVVNFLGMCLNVPLDYCMINGVGPFPEMGIAGAALATVISWSAILCCYLLLIFRRGNETRWRVRSGWRFRPALFAKLMRFGLPSGVQFFLDLFAITFFTFLVGRLGTLELAATNVVLALNHLAFLPMVGLSIGVSTMVGQAIGAGRPDEGAYAATSTLHLTLLYMGSMALLFVACPSPLLALFGEPGRDPAVASLARRLLWFVAAYSVVDALTLVYLGALKGAGDIHYGMVVMALAAVCLMVLPGAAALWLDLGIYALWCCLAAYIITLGLVFYRRWRSNRWREFRVIS, from the coding sequence GTGTTTTCACGCTATGGGGCGGTGGGCGGCTACCGCGATGTGCTCAGGATAAGCCTGCCGCTGGTCCTGAGCCTGGGCTCGGTCACGGTGATGTTCTTCACGGACCGGGTCTTCCTGGCGCGCTATTCGCTGGACGCCATCGCGGCCTGCATGCCCGCGGGCGTGGCGGCGTTCCTGTTCACCTGCTTCTTCATGGGCACGGTCTCCTACGTGAACGTCTTCGTGGCGCAGTACACGGGCGCGGGGCGGCACGAGGAGGTGGGGCCCGCCCTGTGGCAGGGCATCTGGTTCGCGCTCGGCTCGTGGGTGGCGCTGGCGGCGATCTCGACCGCCGGATCGTGGCTGTTCGCGGCCGCCGGGCATCCGCCCGAGGTCGTGGAACTCGAGGCCGCGTACTTCAGGATCGTGACGCTCGGTGCGGGCGTGAACGTGCTCGAGGCGTGCATTTCCTCGTTCTACACGGGCCGGGGGCTGACGCGCACGGTGATGGTGGTCAACTTCCTGGGCATGTGCCTGAACGTGCCGCTGGACTACTGCATGATCAACGGCGTGGGGCCCTTCCCGGAGATGGGCATAGCGGGCGCGGCCCTGGCCACGGTCATCTCGTGGAGCGCCATCCTCTGCTGCTACCTGCTGCTCATCTTCCGGCGCGGCAACGAGACGCGCTGGCGGGTGCGCTCCGGCTGGCGCTTCCGCCCGGCGCTCTTCGCCAAGCTCATGCGCTTCGGCCTGCCGAGCGGGGTGCAGTTCTTCCTGGATCTCTTCGCGATCACGTTCTTCACCTTCCTGGTGGGGCGGCTCGGCACGCTCGAGCTCGCTGCCACCAACGTGGTCCTGGCGCTGAACCACCTGGCCTTCCTGCCCATGGTCGGCCTCTCGATCGGCGTGAGCACCATGGTCGGCCAGGCCATCGGGGCCGGACGGCCGGACGAGGGAGCCTACGCCGCAACGAGCACGCTGCACCTGACGCTGCTCTACATGGGCTCCATGGCGCTCCTGTTCGTGGCCTGCCCCTCCCCGCTGCTCGCCCTCTTCGGCGAGCCGGGCCGCGATCCGGCCGTGGCCTCCCTGGCGCGGCGGCTGCTGTGGTTCGTGGCCGCCTACTCCGTGGTGGACGCACTGACCCTGGTCTACCTCGGCGCGCTCAAGGGCGCGGGCGATATCCACTACGGCATGGTCGTCATGGCCCTGGCCGCGGTCTGCCTCATGGTCCTGCCCGGCGCGGCCGCCCTCTGGCTCGACCTCGGCATCTATGCCCTGTGGTGCTGCCTCGCCGCCTACATCATCACCCTCGGCCTCGTCTTCTACCGCCGCTGGCGCTCGAACCGCTGGCGGGAGTTCCGCGTCATCTCTTAA
- a CDS encoding EF-Hand domain protein, producing MSITSVSDYSNQYGIYDILQRQQQRQQDQDSGGGFADQVVNNLMSSLDGDGNGSLSMSELSGTKMTEAQFDKLDTDGDGELSQDELKNGIQSKRDELMSKLQSMQSAASNSGDILSSLLQGNGMLQGLLSYQNQQDQPDLMSLLEGTGISLTA from the coding sequence ATGAGCATCACTTCCGTTTCGGACTATTCCAACCAGTACGGCATCTACGACATCCTGCAGCGGCAGCAGCAGCGGCAGCAGGACCAGGATTCGGGCGGCGGCTTCGCCGACCAGGTCGTGAACAACCTGATGTCCTCCCTGGACGGCGACGGCAACGGCTCGCTCAGCATGTCCGAGCTGTCCGGCACCAAGATGACCGAGGCACAGTTCGACAAGCTCGACACCGACGGGGACGGCGAGCTCTCCCAGGACGAGCTCAAGAACGGCATCCAGAGCAAGCGGGACGAGCTCATGTCCAAGCTGCAGTCCATGCAGTCCGCCGCCTCCAACAGCGGCGACATCCTGAGCTCGCTGCTGCAGGGCAACGGCATGCTGCAGGGCCTTCTCTCCTACCAGAACCAGCAGGACCAGCCGGACCTCATGAGCCTGCTCGAAGGCACGGGCATCTCCCTGACCGCCTGA
- a CDS encoding flavodoxin family protein, which produces MKAIAINGSPRKKWNTATLLEKALEGAASRGAETELVHLYDLSYSGCISCFACKKIGGKSYGKCAVEDGITPVLERAAKADVLILGSPMYLHAETGEMRSFMERLVFPYLTYTPGYASIYPGKTAVGLIYTMNVTEEQMAAIGQDVTVKSARGFLTRVYGGCEVQLCFDTLQFDDYGKYLSTAWDPAAKAKRRAEVFPEDCGKAFALGAALADKAAG; this is translated from the coding sequence ATGAAGGCCATCGCGATCAACGGCAGCCCGCGCAAGAAGTGGAACACCGCCACGCTTCTCGAGAAGGCCCTGGAGGGGGCGGCGTCCAGGGGGGCCGAGACCGAGCTCGTGCACCTCTACGACCTCTCCTACTCGGGCTGCATCAGCTGCTTCGCCTGCAAGAAGATCGGCGGGAAGAGCTACGGGAAATGCGCGGTCGAGGACGGGATCACGCCGGTGCTCGAGCGCGCCGCGAAGGCCGACGTGCTGATCCTCGGCTCGCCCATGTACCTGCACGCGGAGACGGGCGAGATGCGCTCCTTCATGGAACGCCTCGTCTTCCCCTACCTGACCTACACCCCGGGCTACGCCTCCATCTACCCCGGCAAGACGGCCGTGGGGCTCATCTACACCATGAACGTCACCGAGGAGCAGATGGCCGCCATCGGCCAGGACGTGACCGTGAAGAGCGCCAGGGGCTTCCTGACGCGGGTCTACGGCGGCTGCGAGGTCCAGCTCTGCTTCGACACCCTGCAGTTCGACGACTACGGGAAGTACCTCTCCACCGCCTGGGACCCCGCGGCCAAGGCCAAACGCCGCGCCGAGGTCTTCCCCGAGGACTGCGGGAAGGCCTTCGCGCTGGGCGCCGCCCTGGCCGACAAGGCCGCCGGATAG
- a CDS encoding EF-Hand domain protein — MSISSISGSSSSTDIYQILQQQKQAQSSDGDVESKMAADLISQFDSDDDGSISLDELSDSGMSEDQFNSIDTNGDGELSSDEIATDFKSHKPDGMPPMADATSSNAGNLVSSLMQSSSSLSQGVQAYQNQQGQMDLLSLLEAGGVSMVA, encoded by the coding sequence ATGAGCATCAGCTCCATCTCGGGCTCCTCGAGCTCGACCGACATCTACCAGATCCTGCAGCAGCAGAAGCAGGCCCAGAGCTCGGACGGCGACGTCGAGAGCAAGATGGCCGCCGACCTCATCTCCCAGTTCGACAGCGACGACGACGGCTCCATCAGCCTTGACGAGCTGTCCGACTCCGGCATGAGCGAGGACCAGTTCAACTCCATCGACACCAACGGCGACGGAGAGCTCTCCTCCGACGAGATCGCGACCGACTTCAAGAGCCACAAGCCGGACGGCATGCCGCCCATGGCCGACGCGACCTCGTCCAACGCGGGCAACCTGGTCAGCTCGCTGATGCAGAGCAGCTCCTCGCTGTCGCAGGGGGTGCAGGCCTACCAGAACCAGCAGGGCCAGATGGACCTCCTGAGCCTGCTCGAGGCGGGCGGCGTCTCCATGGTGGCTTAG
- a CDS encoding EF-hand domain-containing protein, whose translation MSISTISGSSSSSSLYEILQKQQQNQDSSGDFLDRITENLISSLDTDGDGSISLSETSGTKMSQDLFDSIDTDGDGELSASEIKADVKARQQALMTQMQSIMGSMSSASNAGSEDIMSLLGQMSQAGQAGMMPPPPPPDGGMQGGSLDRMTNDLISDLDTDGNGTLSMSEMSGTKMTQEVFDQIDTDGDGEISSDEIKANIEAKRQEAMSQMQSAASSASNGDSLIGSLLQNSSLLQGMQAYQNQMDTLLGLFEDQGVSLTA comes from the coding sequence ATGAGCATCAGCACCATCTCAGGGTCCTCGAGCTCGAGCAGCCTGTACGAGATTCTGCAGAAGCAGCAGCAGAACCAGGACTCGAGCGGGGACTTCCTGGACCGGATCACGGAGAACCTGATCTCCTCGCTCGACACGGACGGCGACGGCTCCATCAGCCTGTCCGAGACGTCGGGCACGAAGATGAGCCAGGACCTCTTCGACTCCATCGACACGGACGGCGACGGCGAGCTCTCCGCCTCCGAGATCAAGGCCGACGTCAAGGCCCGGCAGCAGGCCCTCATGACCCAGATGCAGTCCATCATGGGCTCCATGAGCAGCGCCTCCAACGCGGGCTCCGAGGACATCATGAGCCTGCTCGGCCAGATGAGCCAGGCGGGCCAGGCGGGCATGATGCCGCCTCCGCCGCCCCCGGACGGCGGGATGCAGGGCGGCTCCCTGGACCGGATGACGAACGATCTGATCTCCGACCTCGACACGGACGGCAACGGCACGCTCAGCATGTCCGAGATGTCCGGCACCAAGATGACCCAGGAGGTCTTCGACCAGATCGACACCGACGGCGACGGCGAGATCTCCTCGGACGAGATCAAGGCCAACATCGAGGCCAAGCGGCAGGAGGCCATGTCCCAGATGCAGTCCGCCGCGTCCTCGGCCTCGAACGGCGACAGCCTGATCGGCTCGCTCCTGCAGAACAGCAGCCTGCTGCAGGGCATGCAGGCCTACCAGAACCAGATGGACACGCTCCTGGGCCTCTTCGAGGACCAGGGCGTCTCCCTGACGGCCTGA
- a CDS encoding ABC transporter substrate-binding protein: MRKALWLFALVLAIALPQVVSAQDAPMEKVAASKGVFRLAMDAIPVCLDPHMQLSGGMLQYSTISFDPLVRWTQDHKSFEPRLAEKWERIDPLTIRFHLRHGVKFHSGNEFTAKDVVWTLDRLKKSPDFKGLYEPFEGAKAVDDYTVDIKTKKPYGLLLNMATYIFPMDSKFYTGTDAKGQDKGFINKTGYSFANENESGTGPFLVKEYVPGQKVVFERFKNYWDKSSKGNIQTIVFTQINNDATRVAALLSGDVDWIQPVPTQDYERIKKASGMQLLTMPGLRVITFQMNGKRNKALADKRVRQAIVYAVNNAGIVAKIMQGKATTADQNSPEGLVGHNPTLKPRYDLKKAQELMKEAGQEKGFTVSMIAPNNRYVNDYKIAEAVASMLAKINIKVDLKTMPKAQYWDEFDAKVADMQMIGWDPDTGDSGNYFEYLYMCPNKDTGMGAYNSGEYCNPKVDELTLAAQTETDPAKRAAELQEVEKILYDDAAFVPLHWQINSWAADSRVKNARAIVNMMDFPHFGDLVVD; the protein is encoded by the coding sequence ATGAGAAAAGCCCTCTGGCTCTTCGCCCTCGTCCTCGCCATCGCCCTGCCCCAGGTCGTGTCGGCCCAGGACGCCCCGATGGAGAAGGTCGCCGCGTCCAAAGGCGTGTTCCGCCTGGCCATGGACGCCATTCCTGTCTGCCTCGACCCCCACATGCAGCTTTCCGGCGGCATGCTCCAATACAGCACCATCTCCTTCGATCCCCTGGTCCGCTGGACCCAGGACCACAAGAGCTTCGAGCCCCGCCTGGCCGAGAAGTGGGAGCGCATCGATCCGCTGACCATCCGCTTCCATCTGCGCCACGGCGTCAAGTTCCACTCCGGCAACGAGTTCACCGCCAAGGACGTGGTCTGGACGCTCGACCGCCTGAAGAAGAGCCCCGACTTCAAGGGCCTCTACGAGCCCTTCGAGGGCGCCAAGGCCGTGGACGACTACACCGTGGACATCAAGACCAAGAAGCCCTACGGCCTCCTGCTCAACATGGCCACCTACATCTTCCCGATGGACTCCAAGTTCTACACCGGCACCGACGCCAAGGGCCAGGACAAGGGCTTCATCAACAAGACCGGCTACTCCTTCGCCAACGAGAACGAGTCCGGCACCGGCCCCTTCCTGGTCAAGGAGTACGTGCCCGGCCAGAAGGTCGTCTTCGAGCGCTTCAAGAACTACTGGGACAAGTCCTCCAAGGGTAACATCCAGACCATCGTCTTCACCCAGATCAACAACGACGCCACCCGCGTGGCCGCGCTGCTGTCCGGCGACGTGGACTGGATCCAGCCCGTGCCCACCCAGGACTACGAGCGCATCAAGAAGGCCTCCGGCATGCAGCTGCTGACCATGCCCGGCCTGCGCGTCATCACCTTCCAGATGAACGGCAAGCGCAACAAGGCCCTGGCCGACAAGCGCGTGCGCCAGGCCATCGTCTACGCCGTGAACAACGCCGGCATCGTGGCCAAGATCATGCAGGGCAAGGCCACCACGGCTGATCAGAACTCCCCCGAGGGCCTGGTCGGCCACAACCCGACGCTCAAGCCCCGCTACGACCTGAAGAAGGCCCAGGAGCTGATGAAGGAAGCCGGCCAGGAGAAGGGCTTCACCGTCAGCATGATCGCCCCGAACAACCGCTACGTGAACGACTACAAGATCGCCGAGGCCGTGGCCTCCATGCTGGCCAAGATCAACATCAAGGTCGACCTGAAGACCATGCCCAAGGCCCAGTACTGGGACGAGTTCGACGCCAAGGTCGCCGACATGCAGATGATCGGCTGGGATCCGGACACCGGCGACTCGGGCAACTACTTCGAGTACCTGTACATGTGCCCGAACAAGGACACCGGCATGGGCGCCTACAACTCCGGCGAGTACTGCAACCCCAAGGTCGACGAGCTGACGCTCGCCGCCCAGACCGAGACCGATCCCGCCAAGCGCGCCGCCGAGCTGCAGGAAGTCGAGAAGATCCTGTACGACGACGCCGCCTTCGTGCCCCTGCACTGGCAGATCAACTCCTGGGCCGCGGACAGCCGCGTGAAGAACGCCCGCGCCATCGTCAACATGATGGACTTCCCCCACTTCGGCGACCTCGTGGTCGACTAG
- a CDS encoding ABC transporter permease: MFAFTVKRLAQALIVMLVISVIGFAIKKTVGDPMRELTGMSVSAQEREALAKKMGLRDPLIVQWLRFVDDAAHGDLGYSFFYKRPALPVILRHAPATLELVLCSSVLIVLLSIPIGIYAAVRPKALLSRLFMGASIVGVSIPVFLTAILLIYIFSVTLGWLPSYGRGDTVMLWGIWETGLLTRDGLLHLILPTVSLSSIMLPLFIRLIRAEMKEVLESEYIKFARAKGLRPWRVLIVHAFKNTLMPVITVGGVQLGLMIAFTILTESVFQWQGMGFLFIEAVQRADSSLIVAYMVFVGFVFVLVNTVVDLIYGMVNPMVRVAGRK, encoded by the coding sequence ATGTTCGCCTTCACAGTCAAGCGCCTCGCACAAGCCCTGATCGTCATGCTGGTCATCAGCGTCATCGGTTTCGCCATCAAGAAGACCGTCGGCGACCCGATGCGCGAACTGACGGGCATGAGCGTCTCCGCGCAGGAGCGCGAGGCCCTGGCCAAGAAGATGGGGCTGCGCGACCCGCTCATCGTGCAATGGCTCCGCTTCGTGGACGACGCGGCTCACGGGGACCTCGGCTACTCGTTCTTCTACAAGCGCCCGGCCCTACCCGTCATCCTACGACACGCGCCGGCCACCCTCGAGCTCGTCCTCTGCTCCTCCGTCCTCATCGTCCTCCTCTCCATCCCCATCGGCATATACGCGGCGGTCAGGCCGAAAGCGCTCCTCTCGCGGCTCTTCATGGGCGCGAGCATCGTGGGCGTGTCCATCCCGGTCTTCCTCACGGCCATCCTGCTCATCTACATCTTTTCCGTGACGCTGGGCTGGCTGCCGTCCTACGGCCGCGGCGACACCGTCATGCTCTGGGGCATCTGGGAGACAGGCCTGCTCACCCGCGACGGACTGCTCCACCTCATCCTGCCCACTGTCTCGCTCTCCTCCATCATGCTGCCGCTCTTCATCCGCCTCATCCGGGCCGAGATGAAGGAGGTCCTGGAGAGCGAATACATCAAGTTCGCCCGGGCCAAGGGGCTCAGGCCCTGGCGCGTGCTCATCGTGCACGCCTTCAAGAACACCCTCATGCCGGTCATCACCGTGGGCGGCGTGCAGCTGGGCCTCATGATCGCCTTCACCATCCTGACCGAATCGGTCTTCCAGTGGCAGGGCATGGGCTTTCTGTTCATCGAGGCGGTGCAGCGGGCCGACAGCTCGCTCATCGTGGCCTACATGGTCTTCGTCGGGTTCGTCTTCGTCCTCGTGAACACCGTGGTCGACCTCATCTACGGCATGGTCAACCCCATGGTCCGCGTGGCGGGGAGGAAGTAG
- a CDS encoding ABC transporter permease produces the protein MFMRRCLDSWFFYNFCRDVTAWGSALVLLIMLVFGFGAPILAPHNPYDIATIDILDAQTAPEWMSGGSSNFILGTDSQGRDLYSTMLYGLRVSIIIGFGAVALQASIGIIVGLLAGYMGGKLDAILMRIADVQLSFSTYMVAIFFGAIFQAAFGFEFYQEMAVPMLIVIIGIAEWPQYARTVRASVLAERKKEYVEAARVVGLSRARIMFRHILPNTLTPVLVISTVQVANAIMSEAALSFMGLGMPVTRPSLGSLIKAGFDFIFSGSWWITLFPGIVLVVLVLAINLLGDWLRDFLNPKLYKG, from the coding sequence ATGTTCATGCGCCGCTGCCTCGACTCCTGGTTCTTCTACAATTTCTGCCGCGACGTGACGGCCTGGGGCAGCGCCCTGGTGCTCCTGATCATGCTCGTCTTCGGCTTCGGCGCGCCCATCCTCGCGCCCCACAACCCGTACGACATCGCCACCATCGACATCCTCGACGCCCAGACCGCGCCCGAGTGGATGAGCGGGGGCAGCTCGAACTTCATCCTGGGCACGGACTCCCAGGGCCGCGACCTCTACTCGACCATGCTCTACGGCCTGCGCGTCTCGATCATCATCGGCTTCGGCGCCGTGGCGCTGCAGGCGAGCATCGGGATCATCGTCGGCCTGCTCGCGGGCTACATGGGCGGCAAGCTCGACGCCATCCTGATGCGCATCGCGGACGTGCAGCTGTCCTTCTCGACATACATGGTGGCCATCTTCTTCGGAGCCATATTCCAGGCGGCGTTCGGCTTCGAGTTCTACCAGGAGATGGCCGTGCCGATGCTGATCGTGATCATCGGCATCGCCGAATGGCCGCAGTACGCCCGCACCGTGCGCGCCTCGGTGCTGGCCGAGCGCAAGAAGGAGTACGTGGAGGCCGCGCGCGTGGTCGGCCTCTCGCGCGCCCGGATCATGTTCCGCCACATCCTTCCCAACACCCTGACGCCGGTGCTGGTCATCTCCACCGTGCAGGTGGCCAACGCCATCATGTCCGAGGCCGCGCTCTCGTTCATGGGCCTGGGCATGCCGGTCACGCGGCCTTCGCTCGGCTCGCTCATCAAGGCCGGCTTCGACTTCATCTTCTCGGGCTCGTGGTGGATCACCCTCTTCCCGGGCATCGTCCTGGTGGTCCTGGTGCTGGCCATCAACCTCCTCGGCGACTGGCTCCGCGACTTCCTGAACCCCAAGCTCTACAAGGGCTAG
- a CDS encoding ABC transporter ATP-binding protein: MTKQTKNKKTAQAGDVLLDVRELSVAFRIREGELRAVDKVSFTLAPGERLGLVGESGAGKSVTGFGIINLVSKPGYISGGSILFEGADLTRLRDEEMRHIRGNRISMIFQDPMMTLNPVLTIGTQMVETILAHKDVSRHEAEAIALDKLRKVAIPSPERRLRQYPHEFSGGMRQRIVIAIALLTDPALIIADEPTTALDVTIQADIMELLLQLCETEKMGLILITHDLAVVSQVTQRIAVMYAGRIVELGPSAEIISSPRHPYTQGLLAALPENAGRGKRLNQIPGVMPSLTRMPPGCPFHNRCPRCEEVCRNEIPLLESKDRVCYAACHLLD; this comes from the coding sequence ATGACGAAACAGACCAAGAACAAGAAGACCGCCCAGGCGGGCGACGTCCTGCTCGACGTGCGCGAGCTCTCCGTGGCCTTCCGCATCCGCGAGGGCGAGCTTAGGGCCGTGGACAAGGTCAGCTTCACCCTGGCCCCGGGCGAGCGCCTGGGCCTTGTGGGCGAATCCGGCGCGGGCAAGTCCGTCACCGGCTTCGGCATCATCAACCTGGTCTCCAAGCCCGGCTACATCTCGGGCGGCTCCATCCTCTTCGAGGGCGCCGACCTGACCCGGCTGCGCGACGAGGAGATGCGCCACATCCGCGGCAACCGCATCTCCATGATCTTCCAGGATCCGATGATGACCCTGAACCCCGTCCTGACCATCGGCACCCAGATGGTCGAGACGATCCTCGCGCACAAGGACGTGAGCCGCCACGAAGCCGAGGCCATCGCCCTCGACAAGCTGCGCAAGGTGGCCATCCCCTCGCCCGAGCGGCGCCTCAGGCAGTATCCTCACGAGTTCTCCGGCGGCATGCGCCAGCGCATCGTCATCGCCATCGCCCTGCTCACCGATCCGGCCCTGATCATCGCGGACGAGCCCACCACGGCGCTCGACGTGACCATCCAGGCCGACATCATGGAGCTTCTGCTGCAGCTGTGCGAGACCGAGAAGATGGGGCTCATCCTCATCACCCACGACCTGGCCGTTGTCTCGCAGGTCACGCAGCGCATCGCGGTCATGTACGCGGGCCGCATCGTGGAGCTCGGCCCCTCGGCCGAAATCATCTCCTCGCCGCGCCACCCCTACACCCAGGGGCTGCTCGCGGCCCTGCCCGAGAACGCCGGGCGCGGCAAGCGGCTGAACCAGATCCCCGGCGTCATGCCCTCGCTCACGCGGATGCCCCCCGGCTGTCCCTTCCACAACCGCTGCCCGCGGTGCGAGGAAGTCTGCCGCAACGAAATTCCGCTCCTCGAGTCCAAGGACCGCGTCTGCTACGCGGCCTGCCACCTGCTCGACTAG
- a CDS encoding ABC transporter ATP-binding protein, whose translation MKQQRPLVSIRNVVKHFDISGSLLDQLRIQGGKVVRKRTVVKALNDVSFEIMQGETLSVVGESGCGKSTLARVVIRLYEPTAGEVHYDGKRVDNLPRHEMIKYRRRMQMVFQDPYASLNPRMMLGQILEEPIRFHNQGLSKAEVGEKVEAVMRQVGVDPSWRNRYPHEFSGGQRQRMSIARALAVNPEFIVADEPIAALDVSIQAQILNLMMDLQEQHGLTYMFISHDLSVVEHISSRVAVMYLGSLCELATPEELFHNPQHPYTKALLSAIPRLGRKGFGHMRLSGDVPTPIHLPTGCVFHGRCPHANARCKAEIPAGMERAGGGLVACHGVEEGRI comes from the coding sequence ATGAAGCAGCAGCGTCCCCTCGTCTCCATCCGGAACGTCGTCAAGCACTTCGACATCTCGGGCAGCCTGCTCGACCAGCTGCGCATCCAGGGCGGCAAGGTCGTGCGCAAGCGCACCGTGGTCAAGGCGCTGAACGACGTCTCCTTCGAGATCATGCAGGGCGAGACACTCTCCGTGGTGGGCGAGTCCGGCTGCGGCAAGTCCACCCTGGCCCGCGTCGTCATCCGCCTCTACGAGCCCACGGCGGGCGAGGTCCACTACGACGGCAAACGCGTGGACAACCTGCCGCGCCACGAGATGATCAAGTACCGGCGGCGCATGCAGATGGTCTTCCAGGACCCCTACGCCTCGCTGAACCCGCGCATGATGCTCGGCCAGATCCTCGAGGAGCCCATCCGCTTCCACAACCAGGGCCTTTCCAAGGCCGAGGTCGGCGAGAAGGTCGAGGCGGTCATGCGCCAGGTCGGCGTGGACCCCTCGTGGCGCAACCGCTACCCGCACGAGTTCTCCGGCGGCCAGCGCCAGCGCATGTCCATCGCCCGCGCCCTGGCCGTGAACCCCGAGTTCATCGTGGCCGACGAGCCCATCGCCGCGCTCGACGTCTCCATCCAGGCCCAGATCCTGAACCTGATGATGGACCTGCAGGAGCAGCACGGCCTGACCTACATGTTCATCAGCCACGACCTCTCCGTGGTCGAGCACATCTCGAGCCGCGTGGCGGTCATGTACCTCGGCAGCCTCTGCGAGCTGGCCACGCCCGAGGAGCTCTTCCACAACCCGCAGCACCCCTACACCAAGGCCCTGCTCTCGGCCATTCCGCGCCTGGGGCGCAAGGGCTTCGGCCACATGCGCCTTTCGGGCGACGTGCCCACGCCCATCCACCTGCCCACGGGCTGCGTCTTCCACGGCCGCTGCCCCCACGCAAACGCGCGCTGCAAGGCGGAGATCCCTGCGGGCATGGAGCGCGCAGGCGGCGGCCTCGTGGCCTGCCACGGCGTGGAGGAAGGCAGGATATAG